A single Cupriavidus sp. D39 DNA region contains:
- a CDS encoding molybdopterin-dependent oxidoreductase yields MLPARRTFLRGAAAIGAHAALGGFAFDAMAAASASTVDLPFDNGTRELVAFPQKRPLILLTSRPLQLETPFSVFNEGAITPNDAFFVRYHWSGIPTSIDADSYRLQVGGKVANPLALSLADLKQMADPVELVAVNQCSGNSRGFLTPRVNGGQLANGAMGNARWMGIPLRKVLEKAGVQAGAVQVSFDGLDHPPLDSSPDFVKALPIDHALDGEVMLAWGMNGADLPLLNGYPLRLVVPGHYGTYWVKHLSKIQVLEGVFDSFWMNAAYRVPDNGCACVEPGTSPARTTPIGRFNVRSFITSLQTGGKVPAGHETVVRGIAFDGGYGVSEVAFSSDGGQTWNAARMGKDLGRYSFREWSVAFRPSRKGSYDLRVRATNRIGQSQPLNALWNPAGYMRNVVETTRVSAI; encoded by the coding sequence ATATTGCCAGCGAGGCGCACATTCCTGCGGGGTGCGGCTGCAATTGGCGCACACGCCGCGCTTGGCGGCTTCGCGTTCGACGCAATGGCAGCCGCAAGTGCTAGCACGGTGGACTTGCCTTTCGATAACGGCACGCGCGAACTGGTGGCATTCCCCCAGAAACGCCCCCTGATCCTTCTGACCAGCCGTCCCCTGCAACTCGAGACGCCCTTCAGCGTATTCAATGAAGGCGCCATCACGCCAAACGATGCGTTCTTTGTGCGATACCACTGGAGCGGCATTCCCACGTCCATCGATGCAGACAGCTACCGGCTGCAAGTGGGCGGCAAGGTTGCCAACCCGTTGGCGTTGTCGCTTGCGGACCTGAAGCAGATGGCCGACCCGGTCGAACTGGTGGCGGTCAATCAGTGCTCGGGGAATAGCCGTGGCTTTCTCACCCCGCGCGTCAACGGCGGCCAGCTGGCAAACGGTGCCATGGGCAATGCCAGATGGATGGGGATTCCGCTGAGAAAGGTACTGGAAAAGGCTGGCGTGCAAGCCGGCGCCGTGCAGGTCAGCTTTGACGGACTGGATCACCCGCCGCTGGACAGCAGTCCGGACTTTGTGAAAGCGCTGCCTATCGATCACGCGCTGGATGGCGAAGTAATGCTGGCGTGGGGCATGAATGGCGCGGATCTGCCCTTGCTCAATGGCTATCCACTGCGGCTGGTTGTGCCGGGTCACTATGGTACCTACTGGGTGAAGCACCTTTCGAAGATCCAAGTGCTTGAAGGCGTCTTCGACAGCTTCTGGATGAACGCCGCCTACCGCGTTCCCGACAATGGCTGCGCATGCGTCGAGCCGGGCACGTCGCCCGCGCGTACGACGCCGATCGGCCGCTTCAACGTGCGCTCCTTCATCACCAGCCTGCAGACCGGGGGCAAGGTTCCGGCCGGCCATGAGACGGTCGTGCGCGGCATCGCGTTTGACGGCGGGTACGGTGTTTCCGAGGTGGCCTTCTCCTCCGATGGCGGGCAGACCTGGAACGCAGCGCGCATGGGCAAGGATCTCGGCCGCTACTCCTTCCGGGAGTGGAGCGTGGCCTTCCGCCCCTCGCGCAAGGGCAGCTACGATCTGCGCGTACGCGCCACCAATCGAATCGGCCAAAGCCAGCCGCTCAACGCGCTCTGGAATCCGGCTGGCTATATGCGCAACGTGGTGGAAACCACCCGCGTCAGCGCAATATGA
- a CDS encoding c-type cytochrome, translated as MMSPKLVRASLAAAMAVVSGIPAAFALEVTLPAETASYRASELPGYRLVQQNCMTCHSAQYVQSQPPSSTRAYWEATVKKMKKPFGAPLKDEDMPAMIDYLVKTYGAERGKDSPGTAGAHPAVQASTAPQDARSLLNANNCTACHTVDKKLVGPALHDVAAKYAGKADATTQLMQSIRAGGSGKWGAVPMPGFPQLSEAELKTLASWVLTQ; from the coding sequence ATGATGTCTCCTAAACTGGTACGCGCCAGCCTCGCCGCCGCAATGGCAGTCGTGAGCGGCATTCCCGCTGCCTTTGCACTGGAAGTCACGCTACCCGCGGAAACCGCCAGCTATCGCGCTAGCGAACTCCCCGGATACCGCCTGGTGCAGCAGAACTGCATGACCTGCCACTCCGCCCAGTACGTGCAAAGCCAGCCGCCTTCTTCTACGCGCGCCTATTGGGAAGCCACGGTGAAGAAGATGAAGAAGCCCTTTGGCGCACCGCTGAAGGACGAGGACATGCCGGCCATGATCGATTATCTGGTCAAGACCTACGGCGCCGAACGGGGCAAGGACAGCCCGGGAACCGCCGGCGCGCATCCGGCCGTGCAAGCATCCACAGCGCCGCAGGATGCCAGGAGCCTGCTCAATGCGAACAACTGCACCGCTTGCCACACTGTCGACAAGAAGCTGGTCGGGCCAGCGCTGCACGATGTCGCGGCGAAGTACGCCGGAAAAGCGGATGCCACCACGCAATTGATGCAGAGCATCCGTGCCGGCGGAAGCGGGAAATGGGGCGCCGTTCCCATGCCCGGGTTCCCGCAGCTAAGCGAGGCCGAATTGAAAACCCTGGCAAGCTGGGTGCTCACACAGTAG
- a CDS encoding fatty acid--CoA ligase — protein MQAFEPSARHASATPSAYDYPLLVGQLLLNSVSLHGSQEINYCGERRFTFSEFRQRIGRLACALDAQGVVQGSTVAVMDWDSHRYLESYFAIPMMGARLFTVNVRISPKQIAYTLNDSGAELALVHADFLPLVEQIRSELRYLRKIIVIADGQALREISLPVAGEYEALIDQAPAEFAFRDFDERTTAAIFYTTGTTGDPKGVSYSHRQIVLHTLATATTLCAPRDGQRLHREDVYMPITPMFHVLAWGMPYVAVMLGLKIVLPGRYLPENLLRLRKAEKVTFSHCVPTILQMLLQKAGEQQTDLSGWKMVIGGSALSASLCKAAVTQGIDVFAGYGMSETGPIVALSQFPPGGAPDDIDESVRMRCMTGRPIPLVDFRVVDSAMRDVPRDGKTQGEIVLRSPYLTLSYLGQPEASEALWAGGYLHTQDVAVMRPDGYVQVVDRLKDVIKTGGEWVSSIEVENLICEIPGVRECAVIGVPDDKWGERPMAAVCVDDSALTVEQIRRHLERHVETRRISRYAVPDPQRIVFVSGIPKTSVGKIDKKQLRRDLVQGEGE, from the coding sequence ATGCAAGCATTTGAACCGTCCGCGCGCCATGCGTCGGCAACTCCATCCGCGTATGACTATCCGTTGCTTGTTGGGCAACTGCTTCTGAATTCGGTCAGCCTCCATGGCAGCCAGGAAATCAATTACTGCGGGGAGCGGCGCTTTACCTTCAGCGAGTTCCGCCAGCGTATCGGGCGGCTTGCCTGCGCACTGGATGCACAGGGTGTCGTACAAGGGTCGACCGTTGCGGTCATGGATTGGGACAGCCACCGCTACCTGGAGAGCTATTTCGCCATCCCTATGATGGGCGCGAGGCTCTTCACGGTTAACGTGCGCATCTCTCCCAAACAGATTGCCTATACGCTGAACGACTCGGGTGCCGAGTTAGCCCTGGTCCATGCCGACTTCCTGCCCCTGGTGGAGCAGATACGCTCGGAATTGCGCTACCTGCGCAAGATCATCGTGATAGCAGATGGTCAGGCGCTGCGGGAGATCAGCCTGCCGGTCGCGGGGGAATACGAGGCGCTGATCGACCAGGCACCGGCCGAGTTTGCATTCCGGGATTTCGACGAGAGGACCACGGCGGCCATCTTCTATACAACGGGCACCACTGGCGATCCGAAAGGCGTGAGCTACAGCCACCGCCAGATCGTCTTGCATACGCTCGCCACGGCGACCACGCTATGTGCTCCGCGCGATGGCCAGCGGCTCCACCGCGAAGACGTCTATATGCCCATCACGCCGATGTTCCATGTGCTGGCATGGGGCATGCCCTACGTTGCCGTCATGCTCGGACTCAAGATCGTGCTCCCGGGGCGCTACTTGCCGGAGAACCTGCTACGCCTGCGCAAGGCGGAGAAGGTGACCTTTTCCCATTGCGTGCCCACCATTCTCCAGATGCTGCTGCAAAAGGCCGGCGAGCAGCAGACTGATCTTAGCGGATGGAAGATGGTCATCGGCGGCTCCGCGCTATCGGCCTCGCTTTGCAAAGCCGCTGTCACGCAAGGCATCGATGTGTTTGCCGGCTATGGCATGTCGGAGACGGGGCCAATTGTCGCGCTGTCGCAATTCCCGCCCGGAGGCGCTCCCGACGATATCGATGAGAGCGTTCGCATGCGCTGCATGACCGGCAGGCCGATTCCCCTGGTGGATTTCCGCGTGGTCGACAGCGCGATGCGCGATGTGCCGCGTGACGGCAAGACGCAAGGGGAAATCGTGCTGCGCTCGCCATACCTGACGCTGTCCTACCTTGGCCAGCCCGAGGCATCGGAGGCACTCTGGGCCGGTGGATACCTGCATACCCAGGATGTGGCGGTCATGCGCCCGGACGGCTACGTACAGGTGGTGGATCGTCTCAAGGACGTCATCAAGACCGGCGGCGAGTGGGTGTCCTCGATCGAGGTCGAAAACCTGATCTGCGAGATTCCCGGCGTGCGTGAATGCGCGGTGATCGGGGTGCCGGACGACAAATGGGGCGAGCGGCCGATGGCCGCGGTATGCGTCGACGATAGCGCACTGACTGTCGAGCAGATTCGCCGTCACCTGGAGCGCCACGTGGAAACCAGGCGCATCAGCCGGTATGCCGTGCCGGATCCGCAGCGGATCGTCTTTGTTTCCGGGATCCCGAAGACCAGTGTCGGGAAAATCGACAAGAAGCAGCTTCGACGGGATCTGGTGCAGGGGGAGGGTGAATAG
- a CDS encoding Bug family tripartite tricarboxylate transporter substrate binding protein: protein MECIKWFDRGGRALMAAGTVVLCLAGQQAGAETWPAKPVRIVTAAPAGGTADMLARSLADGLTRQLGQPFIVDSKPGGFGAIAVQDMLAAPHDGYTLLVIQDGIASEAPFLAKQRFDPFKDIKPVAELARGGLVLVGNPALPAKTLGELISYVKAHPASVNYASYSTGMLGHTMGPQLNELAGIDMSHVGYKGSPPALQDVMGGHVPLMFDGTATSLPLIKAGKLRAFAVSSPKRLATLPQVPTFTELGYPALNQLAWIGVWVAPDVPEAIQDRLRAATRKVLESASVRDRIAELGLDVGVPRSQAELGASLRTAHDRQGALLKAIDFKPD from the coding sequence GTGGAATGCATCAAGTGGTTTGACCGGGGCGGTCGTGCACTCATGGCCGCCGGCACCGTGGTCCTGTGCCTCGCTGGCCAGCAGGCAGGCGCCGAAACCTGGCCTGCCAAGCCGGTTCGCATCGTCACGGCTGCGCCCGCGGGCGGCACCGCCGACATGCTCGCCCGTAGCCTGGCTGACGGGCTGACCAGGCAACTTGGCCAACCCTTTATCGTCGACTCCAAGCCGGGTGGCTTCGGCGCCATTGCAGTGCAAGACATGCTGGCAGCGCCGCATGATGGCTATACGCTACTGGTCATCCAGGATGGCATCGCGTCCGAAGCCCCTTTCCTGGCCAAGCAGCGGTTCGACCCCTTCAAGGACATCAAGCCGGTTGCGGAGCTGGCGCGCGGCGGGTTGGTGCTTGTCGGCAATCCCGCCTTGCCCGCCAAGACCCTTGGCGAGCTGATCTCCTATGTCAAAGCCCATCCCGCCTCGGTCAACTATGCGTCCTACAGCACAGGCATGCTCGGGCATACCATGGGCCCGCAGTTGAATGAGCTTGCCGGCATCGACATGAGCCATGTGGGCTACAAGGGATCTCCGCCGGCGCTCCAGGATGTGATGGGAGGGCATGTCCCCCTGATGTTCGATGGGACAGCGACTTCGCTGCCGCTCATCAAGGCTGGCAAACTCCGCGCCTTCGCCGTCAGTTCGCCGAAGCGCCTTGCGACGCTCCCGCAGGTACCCACGTTCACCGAACTTGGCTACCCTGCGCTTAACCAGCTCGCGTGGATCGGCGTCTGGGTAGCACCTGACGTGCCAGAAGCGATCCAGGACCGCTTGCGTGCGGCAACCCGCAAGGTGCTTGAATCGGCATCGGTACGGGATCGCATTGCCGAACTCGGCCTGGACGTTGGGGTTCCCAGGAGCCAGGCTGAACTGGGCGCCTCGCTGCGCACGGCGCACGATCGCCAGGGCGCACTGCTAAAGGCGATTGACTTCAAGCCAGACTAG
- a CDS encoding universal stress protein: protein MFRHLFVPVDPRDHDAKATLQAIALARSHGARISFRHAQDSCTRGQSQVREALVRADAAARAQGVASTFASLVAEHPARALLAAADQAGCDAIVLAHGTGDLAEPASPARDMLMHARIPVLSIGAACAPAPIAAIDLLHNAYSRLATLLHAWLRLVEAPPVAGAPIVAAPMLAAVEYVHQTIHPLHRRKEATLFRRLSQRSEALRAELDELSRQHLRQENLLDDLAVQVEQAAASASAFTALARVVEQYARLVWEYRGREEGVVLPAARHYFTQADWDALHVALTQAIDHRAGIRSDATFAQLLAALAPAAPPGA, encoded by the coding sequence ATGTTCCGCCATCTGTTCGTCCCTGTCGACCCCCGCGACCACGACGCCAAAGCAACGCTGCAAGCGATCGCACTGGCCCGCAGCCACGGTGCGCGCATCAGCTTCCGGCATGCGCAGGATAGCTGTACGCGTGGCCAGTCGCAGGTCCGCGAGGCGCTGGTCCGGGCAGATGCGGCGGCACGTGCACAGGGCGTAGCGAGCACGTTCGCCAGTCTCGTTGCCGAACATCCGGCGCGGGCCTTGCTGGCCGCGGCGGACCAGGCCGGTTGCGACGCGATTGTCCTCGCCCATGGCACGGGGGATCTCGCCGAGCCGGCGTCACCTGCCAGGGACATGCTGATGCATGCCCGCATTCCCGTGCTATCGATCGGGGCTGCTTGCGCACCCGCGCCCATTGCGGCAATCGATTTGCTGCACAACGCGTACAGCCGCCTGGCCACGCTGCTGCACGCCTGGCTGCGCCTCGTCGAGGCGCCGCCGGTGGCGGGCGCGCCGATTGTCGCGGCTCCCATGCTGGCAGCCGTCGAATATGTGCACCAGACGATTCATCCGCTGCACCGGCGCAAGGAGGCCACGTTGTTTCGCCGCCTGAGCCAGCGCAGCGAAGCCCTGCGCGCAGAACTGGACGAGCTGTCCCGCCAGCATTTGCGCCAAGAGAATCTGCTTGATGACCTTGCCGTGCAAGTGGAGCAAGCCGCTGCCAGCGCGTCCGCCTTTACAGCGCTCGCCCGGGTGGTCGAGCAGTATGCCCGCCTGGTATGGGAGTACAGGGGCCGCGAAGAAGGCGTGGTATTGCCGGCGGCGCGCCACTACTTCACTCAGGCCGATTGGGATGCGCTGCATGTCGCGCTGACCCAGGCCATCGATCACCGCGCCGGGATTCGCTCCGACGCCACTTTTGCACAGCTGCTAGCCGCGCTTGCCCCAGCCGCACCGCCGGGTGCCTGA
- a CDS encoding TauD/TfdA dioxygenase family protein, translating into MRVEQLTCAIGAELTGVNLADAIHDGDLFAQIRSALIRHRVVFLRDQDMTRAEHVAFARLFGELEDHPVAGSDPDHPGLVRIYKNPDQPNDRYENAWHSDATWRPAPPLGCVLRCVECPPVGGDTMWANMVLAYENLPEHIKSQIADLRARHSIEASFGAAMPIEKRLALKAQFPDAEHPVVRTHPETGEKVLFVNGFTTHFTSFHTPQRVRYGQDGNPGASLLLNYLISQANIPEYQVRWRWQPNSVAIWDNRSTQHYAVMDYPPCHRKMERAGIIGDTTF; encoded by the coding sequence ATGCGTGTCGAACAATTGACTTGCGCCATCGGCGCCGAGCTGACCGGCGTCAACCTGGCCGATGCCATCCACGATGGCGACCTGTTTGCGCAGATCCGGTCTGCGCTCATCCGGCACCGCGTGGTGTTCCTGCGCGACCAGGACATGACGCGCGCCGAGCACGTCGCCTTTGCGCGCCTCTTTGGCGAGCTGGAAGACCACCCGGTAGCCGGCAGCGACCCCGATCATCCCGGCCTGGTGCGGATCTACAAGAATCCGGACCAGCCGAACGATCGCTACGAGAACGCGTGGCACTCGGATGCCACCTGGCGCCCGGCCCCGCCCCTCGGCTGCGTACTGCGCTGCGTGGAGTGCCCACCGGTGGGCGGCGACACCATGTGGGCGAACATGGTCCTGGCCTATGAAAACCTGCCCGAGCACATCAAGAGCCAGATCGCCGACCTGCGCGCGCGCCACAGCATCGAAGCCAGCTTCGGCGCCGCCATGCCAATCGAGAAGCGCCTTGCGCTGAAGGCCCAGTTCCCGGACGCCGAGCACCCGGTCGTGCGCACCCACCCGGAGACCGGCGAGAAGGTGCTGTTCGTGAATGGCTTCACCACGCACTTCACCAGCTTCCACACGCCGCAGCGTGTTCGCTACGGCCAGGACGGAAATCCGGGCGCTAGCCTGCTGCTCAACTACCTGATCAGCCAGGCCAATATCCCCGAGTACCAGGTGCGCTGGCGCTGGCAGCCCAATAGCGTGGCGATCTGGGACAACCGCTCGACCCAGCACTACGCCGTCATGGATTACCCGCCCTGCCATCGCAAGATGGAGCGCGCCGGAATTATTGGCGACACCACGTTCTAG
- a CDS encoding MFS transporter, which produces MGQYLSETAPADTDLTAKPARSHAYAWLVFALIFALLLSDYMSRQVLNAVFPHLRLEWGLSDAKLGSLSGIVALMVGLFTVPFSLVADRWGRVKSLALMALLWSCGTLACALSASYGHMLAARFFVGIGEAAYGSVGLAVILSIFPPSMRATLTGAFTSGGMFGAVLGMGLGGVVAARFGWRTAFMAMAVFGLVVVLIYCVTVTEGRLARRAAGAPATRRAAVPGHARTPLLATLRGLFWAPSLVCAYVGSGLQLFIAYAIMAWMPSYLNRYYDMPADKAALLAAGLLIVSGVGMTLCGMLTDWASRKAPGRKLTLAITFCLVSCVLLLAGFRLPPGSAQLLLIACGLLLAMGTWGPAGAMVANLTRPTTHATALAMLTLANNLLGAAPAPYLTGVLADRIGLLGALQRIPLMSLGAAAVFFIARSRYLRDLRLAESRNEADNAAT; this is translated from the coding sequence ATGGGACAGTACCTTTCCGAGACCGCCCCCGCGGACACGGATCTCACCGCCAAGCCGGCACGCTCGCATGCCTACGCGTGGCTGGTATTCGCCCTAATCTTTGCGCTCCTGCTGTCCGACTACATGTCGCGGCAGGTGCTCAATGCCGTCTTTCCTCACCTGCGGCTCGAGTGGGGCCTGTCCGACGCCAAGCTCGGCTCCCTCAGCGGCATCGTCGCGCTGATGGTCGGGCTGTTCACGGTCCCGTTCTCGCTGGTGGCCGATCGCTGGGGCCGCGTCAAGAGCCTGGCCCTGATGGCGCTGCTCTGGAGCTGCGGCACGCTGGCATGCGCGCTCTCCGCCAGCTACGGGCATATGCTGGCCGCCCGCTTTTTCGTCGGCATTGGCGAGGCTGCCTATGGCAGCGTCGGGCTGGCCGTGATCCTGAGCATCTTCCCGCCGTCCATGCGTGCCACCCTGACCGGCGCCTTTACTTCCGGCGGCATGTTCGGCGCGGTGCTCGGCATGGGGCTGGGCGGCGTCGTGGCGGCGCGCTTCGGCTGGCGCACGGCGTTTATGGCCATGGCCGTATTCGGCCTGGTCGTCGTGCTGATCTACTGCGTGACCGTTACCGAAGGCAGGCTCGCGCGCCGTGCGGCAGGGGCACCGGCCACGCGCCGTGCCGCGGTGCCAGGCCATGCGCGTACGCCCTTGCTGGCGACATTGCGTGGGCTCTTCTGGGCACCATCGCTGGTATGCGCCTATGTCGGCAGCGGCCTGCAGTTGTTCATCGCTTACGCGATCATGGCCTGGATGCCGAGCTACCTGAACCGTTACTACGACATGCCAGCCGACAAGGCCGCTCTGCTCGCCGCCGGGCTGCTGATCGTCAGCGGCGTTGGCATGACCTTGTGCGGGATGCTGACGGACTGGGCAAGCCGCAAGGCACCGGGCCGCAAGCTAACGCTCGCGATCACCTTCTGCCTCGTATCGTGCGTGCTGCTGTTGGCGGGCTTCCGCCTGCCGCCGGGTAGCGCGCAGTTGCTGCTGATCGCTTGCGGCTTGCTGCTGGCAATGGGTACCTGGGGCCCGGCCGGCGCCATGGTGGCGAATCTCACCCGCCCCACGACCCACGCAACCGCGCTGGCGATGCTGACGCTGGCCAACAACCTCCTTGGCGCGGCGCCTGCGCCCTACCTGACGGGCGTGCTCGCCGACAGGATCGGCTTGCTGGGTGCCCTGCAGCGGATTCCGCTGATGTCCCTGGGCGCTGCGGCGGTGTTCTTCATTGCCCGGTCGCGCTACCTGCGGGACCTGCGGCTTGCCGAGTCGCGCAATGAAGCGGACAACGCCGCAACCTGA
- a CDS encoding RBBP9/YdeN family alpha/beta hydrolase, with protein MEMPPNVIVPGLREHVPEHWQTLLAEKLRTAGRQVCIVPPLEQDKLDCAVRVAALERTLASLREPALLVAHSAGVMITVHWARRSARPVRAALLAAPPDFDHPLPDGYPDQDALRLNGWTPAPRTTLRFPSIVAASRNDPLSRFEEAAGLARAWGSQLVDLGNVGHLNPASGYGEWPRAESLLRELAELSGLEPRKD; from the coding sequence ATGGAAATGCCCCCGAACGTCATCGTTCCCGGACTGCGCGAGCACGTGCCGGAACACTGGCAGACCTTGCTGGCCGAGAAACTACGCACCGCCGGGCGGCAGGTCTGCATCGTGCCCCCGCTGGAGCAAGACAAACTTGACTGCGCCGTGCGCGTCGCGGCCCTGGAACGCACGCTGGCGAGCCTGCGGGAGCCGGCCTTGCTGGTGGCCCACAGTGCCGGCGTCATGATTACGGTGCACTGGGCGCGCCGTTCCGCGCGCCCGGTACGCGCCGCCTTGCTGGCCGCGCCGCCCGACTTCGATCATCCGCTGCCCGACGGCTATCCGGACCAGGATGCGCTGCGCCTGAACGGCTGGACGCCGGCACCGCGCACAACATTGCGCTTCCCGAGCATCGTAGCGGCCAGCCGCAACGATCCGCTCAGCCGCTTCGAGGAAGCCGCAGGCCTCGCCCGTGCATGGGGCAGCCAGCTGGTCGACCTGGGTAACGTAGGTCATCTCAACCCCGCCTCGGGATATGGCGAGTGGCCACGTGCCGAGTCGCTGCTCAGGGAGCTAGCCGAACTGTCCGGGCTGGAACCGCGGAAAGACTGA
- a CDS encoding Bug family tripartite tricarboxylate transporter substrate binding protein has product MTYAKWGMAAALATLAATVQPVVAQDDARYPTKPIQMIVAYPPGGGTDILARVVGAELSKALGQPIVVVNRGGASGAIGTEAAARAAPDGYTLLMATANVTINPAVDAKSRVNPTKDFVPVTLLSESPFVLVASSTLEAQSFAELLSYSKTHPGAVNYASTGVGSPQQLATELLKKKAGLDWTHVPYQGGGPAMADLMAGQVQVMFSNVLPVLPYIKNGRVRALAVTTKEPLPALSRVPTMIQEAQPGFVVSFWSGVLAPAGTSPAIVEKLNGALLKIMQLPAVRDRLAREGSIVTPLPSAKFAEYLADDAARWQQIAQTTGVRAER; this is encoded by the coding sequence ATGACATATGCGAAATGGGGCATGGCGGCCGCGCTCGCCACGCTGGCGGCGACCGTGCAGCCCGTAGTGGCGCAAGACGACGCTCGTTACCCGACCAAGCCGATTCAGATGATTGTCGCCTACCCGCCCGGGGGCGGAACGGACATCCTGGCGCGCGTGGTGGGGGCTGAGTTGTCGAAGGCGCTCGGCCAGCCCATCGTGGTCGTCAATCGCGGCGGCGCCTCCGGCGCGATCGGCACCGAAGCCGCCGCGCGTGCCGCTCCCGATGGCTACACCTTGCTGATGGCAACCGCCAACGTGACGATCAACCCGGCCGTCGACGCCAAGAGCCGGGTCAATCCGACGAAGGATTTCGTGCCGGTGACGCTATTGTCCGAGTCGCCGTTCGTGCTGGTCGCGTCTTCCACGCTAGAGGCCCAATCGTTCGCTGAACTGTTGAGCTATTCAAAGACGCACCCGGGCGCCGTGAACTATGCCTCCACCGGTGTTGGCTCGCCGCAGCAACTCGCCACGGAACTCTTGAAGAAGAAGGCGGGGCTCGACTGGACGCACGTGCCCTACCAGGGCGGCGGCCCGGCCATGGCGGACCTGATGGCGGGGCAGGTGCAAGTGATGTTCAGCAATGTGTTGCCCGTGCTGCCCTATATCAAGAATGGCCGCGTGCGCGCGCTAGCTGTCACAACGAAGGAACCGTTGCCCGCCCTGTCCAGGGTACCGACCATGATCCAGGAAGCCCAGCCGGGCTTCGTGGTGAGCTTCTGGTCGGGAGTACTGGCACCGGCGGGCACGTCCCCGGCGATCGTGGAAAAACTCAACGGCGCCCTGTTGAAGATCATGCAGCTTCCCGCGGTGCGCGACCGGCTGGCGCGCGAAGGCAGCATCGTCACGCCGCTGCCCAGCGCCAAGTTCGCGGAATACCTGGCGGACGATGCTGCCCGCTGGCAGCAGATCGCCCAGACTACCGGCGTGCGTGCGGAACGTTGA
- a CDS encoding Bug family tripartite tricarboxylate transporter substrate binding protein produces the protein MNTTQLRHAMIRGLGALMMVASAGTAIAGTFPDRPVKLVVAGPPSGGTDFLARVLAERLSVMWKQPVVVENRAGASGLIGTKYVQAAPADGYTLILGHAATHAIVPAMHHPSPYDPVSDFTPISLVATAPEVLVVAANSPIKSLRELLAAAKAQPGAMTYGSPGIGLPQHLLGYRMAQLAGVNMRHVPYRGSNPALTDLIGGQISTMVVTTGAVMPFIKDGRVRAIAVNSAQRSPLLPEVPTFGEQGMPELQQLGWFGVFAPAKVPQEVVAALNSAITKVLSTPDVRARIAALYVDPVVDTPAEFAAFHREEVRKWAQIVKQSGIRAE, from the coding sequence ATGAATACGACCCAGCTGCGCCATGCGATGATCCGTGGGCTAGGCGCGCTCATGATGGTGGCATCCGCCGGCACGGCGATTGCGGGCACCTTCCCGGACCGGCCCGTCAAGCTGGTCGTGGCGGGTCCGCCCTCCGGCGGCACCGACTTCCTGGCCCGCGTGCTGGCGGAGCGGCTGTCCGTCATGTGGAAGCAGCCGGTGGTAGTAGAAAACCGCGCCGGTGCCTCGGGCCTGATCGGCACCAAATATGTCCAGGCCGCGCCGGCGGACGGCTACACGCTGATCCTCGGGCATGCCGCAACCCATGCCATCGTGCCGGCCATGCATCATCCGAGTCCCTACGACCCGGTCAGCGACTTCACGCCGATCAGCCTGGTGGCAACTGCGCCGGAAGTGCTGGTGGTGGCGGCGAACTCGCCTATCAAGTCGCTGCGTGAACTGCTGGCGGCTGCCAAGGCCCAGCCCGGCGCGATGACCTACGGCTCTCCCGGTATCGGGTTGCCCCAGCACCTGCTGGGCTATCGCATGGCGCAGCTTGCCGGCGTGAATATGCGCCACGTGCCTTACCGCGGCAGCAACCCTGCGCTGACCGACCTGATCGGCGGCCAGATCAGCACGATGGTGGTGACGACCGGTGCGGTGATGCCCTTTATCAAGGACGGCAGGGTGCGGGCCATTGCGGTGAACTCGGCGCAGCGCTCGCCGTTGCTGCCCGAGGTGCCGACGTTCGGTGAGCAGGGCATGCCCGAGCTGCAGCAACTAGGCTGGTTCGGCGTGTTTGCGCCGGCGAAGGTGCCGCAGGAGGTGGTGGCCGCCTTGAACAGTGCGATAACCAAGGTGCTGTCCACCCCGGACGTCCGGGCAAGAATCGCGGCACTATATGTGGATCCCGTGGTCGATACGCCGGCGGAATTTGCCGCCTTCCATCGCGAGGAGGTGCGCAAGTGGGCGCAGATCGTCAAGCAGTCCGGCATCCGTGCGGAATAG